The genomic window ATGCCAACAACCTGCCTACCATAAGATAAGAATCAGACGGTCCCCACGTCACCATCCAGAACACGCCATTGTCAGTATTTCGAGACGGATCCATCAAGCAATACCATCCATACGTTACAATTTTAGGCCGACGAACAACGAGCATCAACCGCTCCGTCTTCATCGGCAAGATCATGGGGGCGGGCACCATCAGTTGGACGGTCGCTGATAGGCGGGGCCCGCGGCTTCGCTCTCTCTCTTTCGGGGGTCTTCCCCCGTTTCGTCCCGAGGTCGCCGCCGCGATATTTTGGGTAAGAAATCGCGACCGGAAGGACAAAGTCGTCCAACGCCGCAGTCAAAATCCCGGTCGACGGGAAATGGTCGTGAAGACGACccccggatttttttttttttttaatctggaaATTTTTAAGTGAAAAGAGCTCCACGACGTCGACGTGATCCACGGCCACGACCAGGCAATGGAGAGTGGAAACCGTGTCCTTCCCTTGCCGTGTTGTTCTGCTTGACAGTTGCCCTCAACTCAATCGGTAAACTACCAAACTAGGCTCTGTTGAACCAAATTAAGCTCATTTTCTCTCATAAAATAATTAGAGGTAACCAGAATATTTCCAAGTTTCCATGTAAATCTAAGAGGCACCGGTTAACCATGAAATTGTGAATGATTTTCCAGAGTACGgttcattattttcttttttctgtttGCTCCTCGGATTCTACTTCGCATGTTCTTGTATCTCCCTCCCTGTACATTCTATGTAAATATTATTTTACTCTGTTCTTAATAAAATTCTTAGCGGCCTTGAGGCAAACGGAGAGAAAGAATACTAATTCTaatgtttgaaaaataaataaattctaaAACAGGAAAGTTTCATCTCTAAAGAATTGCTTATATCTAAAATTCCTCTCCCCTGTCATATAGCATGCGGGTTAGCCATGCAAAGGAGTTACTTAAAGAGGATGAAATTGAGCTACTTAAATAACCAAATATCAACAGGGAATAAACTATGCAAAAGAGTTTAAAGAAGGATAAGGAATAGGATTATTAGCGATCATATGACTGGAGATCCAAGTTACTTATAGCATATTTAAAgaaattttctaaaaaataagtacATGATTTCGATATTCTTCAAAATCTTGTGATCGCAAgaacaatgtttttttttttttcattgtttcaTTGCTTTCATAATTTACTGTTTTCCCTCCTTAATATGTGAGATGTCTCATATTATTGCACTTCAGAAGCAAAACGACTCTCGGTATCTTTTGTTACTATCTCCTTTGTCTTCTTTGGCATCTTTTGTTACAAGAAAAAGATGTTGTAAATAGCTCCTTCAGTATGTTAGGTGCATTTGAATGCGCATCCAATGAAAGACAAGCTTCTGAAGTGTCATGTTGATACTACCTTCTTTTTGATCCATTCAAGGGCCTAGAATCCTCCCTGCTCAAAGAAATGCTTCATATCATCTTTGGGCATTGAAATAGTAAGTAGCTTTAACTATGACTAGCTTTGACAAAGTGAATGCCAAGCAATAAATAAAAGCTAGTACAGTTGGCATTGcaaagacttaatattttcttaacctCATATTGTGTTAAGGCGCTGTAGCAATAATGAAGTATTTATTTATTGGAAGGACTATATGTTTAATGAAATGGAAGTACACAGCCGGAGACCTTTTTCTGTATGGTCTTGCATAATAAGAGCTATGTCCTTTCTTTATTGAATGTTGCATCGTTTGCTTCCGTCCAACTATTATTAGAACTTAGCACATGCAATGTGTGCGAATGGTCTAAGAGAGATTAGTATCATATGAACGTCTAATCCATTCAATCTGTGAGTTGGATGGTTGTGCTCTAATCTCTCTTACTTTTGACTGGTAGAATTCTCTTATTTCTTGTTTGCTTatgaaagaaaaaagatttaaaatcaaGAGAGTTGCACTTGGAAAATGGAGTCCTTATAACGAAAAATAGAAACGGGGATGAACACAAAGATTTAGAGGACCTGAATTCTTATTTGAGGGAGGGGATGGATGAGATGACTTCAGTTccttatttcctttttttttttttcgttcccCACTTATTGTATTAGCCATTGGCATTGGACGATATCCTGTTGGTGAGTTAAAAGTGGAGTGGCTTAGAGTGTGAAGCCACTAAAACGCCCTTTGACTTGAAAATCCATCATCTCCATGAGTATTTTGTTGGACTTATTCACAATCTTGGAATGGAAACCGATTGCACTTCTATAATTTGCTTTCTTTTGCCAATTTGATCTCACTAGTTAGCATTCCTCCATAGAAGAGGTCAAGGTTCAGAGACTGATGATAGAATtccatctcttttttttcttcctttttaaaagaaaatatatgCTTCCATTTTCAATCAGCCAATATCCTCCATTAACTGAAGTTGGGAAGACATTTGAATTTTATCCTTTCCTAATTTATACTAATGATGGGGCATATAATTGCCTGAGATAATGTTCTGCATAAAGGATTTAAATATAAGTTTCCATATATATGAGTGACTAATAGTGCTGCAATGGAGGCACGCCACTATTGTCCTCGTATGAGTGACTAATAAATGACATGCATTCTCATTATCCATTTTAGTATaatatctaatcttaaaactcatAAAATACCTGCAATAAAAGAAAGCAATAAATGAAGATAACTATATTATAATGATGAAGTAAAATTCTCCCATCCAGATGATAGAACTCTTTATTGGTGCTAATGCTAGTTTGAGAATGttaatttatttgaatttagCAAAATATCATTAATCGTAGCAGTTCTTGGGTTGTAAATCATTTATCAAGAAAAAGTTTTGGGCTATTGGAATTAACAAAAGATAATCACATTGAATTGTATCGTGTCTCATTTCATGTGCCTTGTAATATGGCAGGTTATttgctaaaaaagaaaaaaaaaatcatgttccaTATATGTAATAATAGTTTTATCCTCTTACTATACATTATAGTACTTGTTTAAGAAAATTTGTGTTGATTTATAAGTAGGATATATTATTTAGACTACAGGAGCCTAAATCCTGTTCACTTATTTTCCATTGTCAAAATTCCTTTCACGTTATCATAAGTGGTCCAACGCtagaatgtaaaaaaaatattttcaaagtgCAATCATTTTAAGCAAGCAAAAGGTACCTTTTGTGTGGAGTAGGTCATACTATCTGCGTTATTTTGGTTCTTTGttgaatgtatatatatatatttttaatacacTTGAAGCAAAATACAAGTTGTCTTGAAGAGAAACTTATAACACGGTTCTAAAAGACAATACACTAATTTTTGATGGATGGAAAGCTTGCAGAATCACACTTTTTGCAAGGCAAATGCTATCATATTCAAAGATCACCGAGCTCCAAGCTTAATTTCAATATCAACATATTCACCTTTTTTCAATAGATCAATATTTGATTGGATTTTAGCCAAAAATAGATCACTAGATTAGATCTGAAGTGATGCATTTATTGTTTATCTAGTTAACTTAAAAATGATTAGCGTACACCATCAAGAATCTAACATATGATTATCTTTTTCCATCCTAGTTATATGGGTGGTCACATAACATCTTCACTATATGTTTGGCATGAGAATAGCTGCATCATTGATTATGAAAATTTATGTAATTGATAATGCAAAATTCAGTggattcatatttttaatttctttttttatattctaATCATATCCTTATTatcacatattattttttttagaagtaATTCGAAATATATTTAGCAAATTGTACTTTTATATTATTAACACATTTCTACCAATTTCTTAAACTTCATAAAGATACTAAAACGACATTAATATGTGTAAGCATCTCCCTTCTAGTGGAAAGTTCTCACTTCAAAATGCACCTCATACTAGCAAAGGAcctaaattttaaacaaaaatgtGTCGATCCAATGCCAATAAGAGTTTGATATAAATCATTTCTCTTATGTCACTTTCTTCACGAGAGGTTGCCAAGTGACTATTGTTGTATATAAGATGGCTCTTTTCTATCAAAATACCCATTATGCCATGACACCGTATATGCTATTGATATTAGTAGGTGACTAAGGCAATTTCTTGTTCACAAAATAAAATTCAGAGGAACCTGATTGAAACTAACCCTAGCATTAACTAAAGTAATTACAATAATCATCAATTAATCTAATCAATAATTGTAAGTATTATTGGGGTTGGTATGCGGCACAAAGAAGCCCTTGGTATGGCAGTAATCCTCCACCCCATGGTAAATATTGTTGGGCGGGGGCCAATTTGACCCGGACATGTAAACAGGAGCACTAAGGACTGGGTAAAGGGGCAGGACCGGAAGCAGTGGCCAAACAGTGGGGTGATTCCCGTCATTTGGTCGAACGGGAGAGATATGGGCAGCACCGCTGAGCGCCACGCAAAGAGCGGCAGCTGCAGCAAGAGAAAGGAGAAATAAAAGAAGGCCAGAATTAAAAGCCgatgcaagagagagagagagagaggagataaAGAAAGCTAGTGTGAGGTAAGCTGCCTCAAACCCAAAACCCTCCTTCCAGTAGCTTCCAAATCCTTTCATCGGGCCAACCGATACCGGAGAGCCACGCCCATGTCAATTTTTTACCAGAATTCCACCTTTTGTTGCGATTTCTAGATTTCTTTATGCCCGGTGCTGGCGATCGAGCAAGAGAGGGAAGGAAAAAGGCTTGGGAATCGCGGAGCTGCCGATCTCTGTAGAGACATTGGTTGCTTGGATTTGACGGCGTTTTCGATGCTTTTCGTGGTGAGCATCCCCCTTGTCCCTACATCTCACCTTCTCTGGAGTTCTTTTTTAGCTTCTTTTCATCGGCTATTTTGGTCAAAATCGCACCGTTTTTTGGGTTTTCTTGATGATTTGTTCCTCCGCTTCGTGATTTGGGCTCCGTCCGCCATAATTATTGTCGGAGATTGAGGTTTTTGGTCATGAATTTTAAAGGAGGTCGGCGGTTTTTTGTTTTCTTCGATGGATTTTTTTAGTTGCGATCGGTTGCATTAGAGACTAGATTCAGGGCCCTCTGTTGGGACTTGTGTTGCAATCTAGGGTTATAAAATTTGGGAGATTTGATCATTGACCGCGATCGATTTCGCCCCCTTGTTTGTCCCCTTGTTTTCCTCTTGCTACGGAAAGGAAATTCAGGGTCTTGATTGCTGTTTATACGGACACTGGACTGATTCCTGAGATGAGATTCTCTGTTTCCGTTGTGTTCAAGTGAGACGGCCATGGCTCATCGTTGCGCCTTCCAAGATTTtctagaggaggaggaggtggtctTCTTCGACTCGAGGGAGGACATATCGCCTGTTTCTGATTCGTGCCCCGACAGCCCGGCGGTCCATGATTCGTTGCCGGAAGGAAATTTCGTCGATGGGCCCTCAAGCGACCCTGGGTACCAGGTCTGGATCCAGAAGCTCGACAGCATCCAGGAGCGGCGTGATAGGTTCATGAAATCGATGGGTCTGGATATCTTTCGCGGTCCCTGTGGAGACTCTGCCAATCCTGACCGGGAGCTCAAGGCAGACAGTGAAGTTATGCCAGAAATTAATAGGATTATGTCGGATGGGGGAGCTGTGCTGAGGAGCTCTTGTTCGGAGAATGGGTCTTCTTCGATGCCCAGCTGCTCCAGTGAGGGCCTAAGTGCATCCAATGATGGAGCCTTGGAGGAGAGATTCAAGTACAAAATTAAGAATTTGGATGATGGTATTGTAGTGGATAAGTCATGTAAAGATGGAAGCTTGAGATGTCCTCGTGAAGTCGGTTCGAATCAGATGGCAATGCTGGATGAGTTCAAGGGAAGCTTCCGTCCATCATCTTTTGCCCAGCAGCTTATGCGGCGAGAAGATAATACATCAAACAATTCCAACAAGATGATGGGAAGGAGAAGGATTGGGTGGTTGCAGAAATTGGGTGCTGCAGCTTGCATTGTGGATAGGCAAATGGAGGAGAATAATTCATGCATCTCTAGTTTGGAGCAAAGTGGATGTTCTAGGATTCAGAGAGTAAAAGTCCATCCATATAGGAAGCGATCCAAGGAACTATCGGCAGTGTACAAGAGCCAAGAGATCAGAGCCCATGTCGGTGCAATCTTGACCATGAAGTTTAGCCCCAATGGCCAGTACTTAGCCAGTGGAGGTGAAGATGGAGTCGTGCGTGTGTGGCATGTGATGCAATATGAAAGGAATGAGGAAAGTGACGTTCCGGAGGATGATCCCTCGTGCATATATTTTACAGTGAACCATAAATCTGAATTAGCTCCCTTATATGCTGATAAGGAGAAAAAAGCTAAACCAAGGAGTATGAAGAGGACTTCAGATTCAGCTTGTGTTGTCATACCCCAAGAGGTTTTTAGGATATCTGAGAAACCACTGCATGAGTTTCATGGGCATGATGGTGATGTGTTGGATCTTTCTTGGTCAAAAAATAAGGTCAGTTAGCTTGTCAAAaacttgtacttatttgtgtgcTTGTTGCATAGAGTCTCTTCACTCTAATGACTGTCAAGGCCCTGCAAAAACTATTCTTTGAATGCTAACatatgcttttctttttttttttttgccagtaTCTACTTTCATCATCCATAGACAAAACTGTCCGCCTGTGGCAAGTTGGATCCAATAGCTGCCTCAAAGCTTTTTACCACAGCAATTATGGTAAGTGACTTGTTAAATTTATGGTCATTATTGTCGATCTatcatttcatatatttaatttgcTAGCTCCTTTTAGTTTGTTGTTCTCATAAGTTCTTTTGTTTTCTAATACATTATGTCCAGTGACATGTGTCCAATTTAATCCTGTCGACGAGAATTATTTCATCAGCGGCTCTATAGATGGAAAAGTTCGTATTTGGGAAATTCCGGGATGCCATGTAGTTGATTGGACCGATACTAGAGAAATTGTCACTGCAGTGTGTTACCGGCCAGATGGAAAGGTATGTTGATTACCATTCTCTGTTACAATATTTAGATGAGTTGATTCTTATGTAAGTTTAATTGTAAATAAATGATTGTACTTTTTTTCTTATAGGGTGGAGTAGTTGGCACTTTGACTGGAAATTGTCGCTTTTATGATGCATCAGGTATATTTAATGGTCTTGATATCATTCCTTTCTAAACATTCTTTGTCTGGACATGTATATAGCATGGCTTGATTAATGCAATAAATTAACTGGATCTTTATTCCTTGTTAGTGTAATTGCTTGTAAAACATCCACATGTTAAAGCACTTAAAAAAGTTCTCTCCTAAAAGTAGCAGCAGCAGTCATCTTTTAACAGCTCTGCAATCCGCTGATCTCAGCCGGTGAACATTACTATGATTTTACTGAGAATGTAATTGAACAAATCAACTAATTGAATATCTTGTGGTTGCCGGAAGTTGTTTCCATAATAGTAGAAATATATGTCAGCCAATTAGATGCAGATATCCACATGGTTCAGTCTGAAATGTCAAATGCGGAGGCCTAAGAATATGTGATTTTACACATTTTATATATGCAGGAAAGTGATTCACAAGAATACTCATTCTAGTGTCTAGAAAATAGATTATGTGGAAATGTCATCCTTTCATCAGTCGGCAACTTATGAATTTGTTTTAGGAAGTTAGGACTTTTATAGTTGAAATCAGGTTGCTGTATGAAGGGTGGGCCATTTAGATGTCTTATTTTCAGTAACGTTTCACCATCTATGTTTCACTTTCGATCATAAATGGTACCACCAAATCTGTTAAAAATTTGACTGGGCTGACTATTCCTTCATTCTTGTACCTTTCAATTAAACCTGAGCAGCTGAGCCACACCTTTTGTAATATTTATCTGGCTGTGAGTTTTACTGGCTTCTACACTACTAGTGTTGTCACTCTGTGTGCTTTCACTATCAATGTGACTTGTATTTGTTAACATGTTTGTTTTATGATGAGTGCTATCAGTAATTATTTGGCTTATGAATTTTGAAGCATTGCTGTTGCCCGCTCTTCCTAACTTGAAAGTTGAAACAAGTTTTGCTGTCATATTGCATTTTGTCATAGCATCAGGATTATGTGATGGTTGTAACCATGAATAAGATTCTCCATAGTTAAGACTGCATGTTATGTATTACCCATATCTTGCATTATGTCATGTTAATGTCAGTACTGGTTGGTATTTGTGTTTGGAAACATTAATGCACTTTCTGCTTTTGTCTATACAAGTTACTTTATGGTTGCTTATTGCTTTCTTTGACAATGGACCAGATAATCATCTACAACTGGAGGTTCAGGTTCCCCTACAGGGTAAAAAGAGGTCTCCATTCAAGAGGATTACTGGCTTTGAGGTAGCTGTTTATAGAACTCTGACCTCAACATGACTCGTGTCTCTTCTTGTTGACTTTGTGCATGCATAGACTGTTCCTCTTCAAGTGGTTC from Elaeis guineensis isolate ETL-2024a chromosome 4, EG11, whole genome shotgun sequence includes these protein-coding regions:
- the LOC105043440 gene encoding uncharacterized protein isoform X2, with protein sequence MAHRCAFQDFLEEEEVVFFDSREDISPVSDSCPDSPAVHDSLPEGNFVDGPSSDPGYQVWIQKLDSIQERRDRFMKSMGLDIFRGPCGDSANPDRELKADSEVMPEINRIMSDGGAVLRSSCSENGSSSMPSCSSEGLSASNDGALEERFKYKIKNLDDGIVVDKSCKDGSLRCPREVGSNQMAMLDEFKGSFRPSSFAQQLMRREDNTSNNSNKMMGRRRIGWLQKLGAAACIVDRQMEENNSCISSLEQSGCSRIQRVKVHPYRKRSKELSAVYKSQEIRAHVGAILTMKFSPNGQYLASGGEDGVVRVWHVMQYERNEESDVPEDDPSCIYFTVNHKSELAPLYADKEKKAKPRSMKRTSDSACVVIPQEVFRISEKPLHEFHGHDGDVLDLSWSKNKYLLSSSIDKTVRLWQVGSNSCLKAFYHSNYVTCVQFNPVDENYFISGSIDGKVRIWEIPGCHVVDWTDTREIVTAVCYRPDGKGGVVGTLTGNCRFYDASDNHLQLEVQVPLQGKKRSPFKRITGFEFCPSDHRKLLVTCADSQIRILDGVDVVSKYKVILMSRSVECWKSDICVLHCRWAAYHFYQQGLQCTCLEPCKPGSACIQPFKEHLVL
- the LOC105043440 gene encoding uncharacterized protein isoform X1: MAHRCAFQDFLEEEEVVFFDSREDISPVSDSCPDSPAVHDSLPEGNFVDGPSSDPGYQVWIQKLDSIQERRDRFMKSMGLDIFRGPCGDSANPDRELKADSEVMPEINRIMSDGGAVLRSSCSENGSSSMPSCSSEGLSASNDGALEERFKYKIKNLDDGIVVDKSCKDGSLRCPREVGSNQMAMLDEFKGSFRPSSFAQQLMRREDNTSNNSNKMMGRRRIGWLQKLGAAACIVDRQMEENNSCISSLEQSGCSRIQRVKVHPYRKRSKELSAVYKSQEIRAHVGAILTMKFSPNGQYLASGGEDGVVRVWHVMQYERNEESDVPEDDPSCIYFTVNHKSELAPLYADKEKKAKPRSMKRTSDSACVVIPQEVFRISEKPLHEFHGHDGDVLDLSWSKNKYLLSSSIDKTVRLWQVGSNSCLKAFYHSNYVTCVQFNPVDENYFISGSIDGKVRIWEIPGCHVVDWTDTREIVTAVCYRPDGKGGVVGTLTGNCRFYDASDNHLQLEVQVPLQGKKRSPFKRITGFEFCPSDHRKLLVTCADSQIRILDGVDVVSKYKGLWNAGSQISASFTADGRHIISTSKDSNVHVWNHVNPEVPASNRSKSTWSCERIFCDNASIAIPWNGLDCRNAVSVTSEVLPSRYVFRDQAGNTGSCSRHRGEDSFSNNTLHLSPSGSFTLSHEFFSEFLPKGSATWPEEKLPSSSTTASTLCKSHYKFLKTSCQNTSHAWGQVIVTAGWDGRIRSFQNYGLPAPV